Proteins encoded within one genomic window of Eurosta solidaginis isolate ZX-2024a chromosome 1, ASM4086904v1, whole genome shotgun sequence:
- the LOC137236371 gene encoding uncharacterized protein isoform X1 → MRDNDGRLWGKFYNDELEIRSLTKADLEKALDILDSSFFLHESVCNACEINLPENTQARAELRELCRITAEDGVSLVAKHVKSGEIVGITFNKIQYIPPKGQESFFIQFRNEHTHSPQARGLMDFMINVDAEKDVFELYKMDALLELMFLATSTKWFHCGVATELTRYTIALARELSQGIGIEEVHSELRAMRPKAVTAIFTSLYSQKAGRSQGFKVINTVPYTRFTYNGVTFDKRINPIHKTSEHVVFLL, encoded by the exons ATGAGAGACAATGATGGACGACTTTGGGGAAAATTTTATAATG ATGAGCTCGAAATTCGCAGTTTGACTAAAGCAGATCTAGAAAAAGCTTTGGAT ATCCTCGACAGCTCATTCTTTTTGCACGAATCCGTTTGTAATGCTTGCGAAATAAATTTACCAGAAAATACACAAGCTCGCGCTGAGCTTCGAGAATTGTGTCGCATAACGGCAGAGGATGGCGTATCTTTGGTTGCCAAACATGTCAAAAGTGGCGAAATAGTGGGTATAACgttcaacaaaatacaa TACATACCGCCCAAAGGCCAAGAATCTTTCTTCATACAATTTCGCAATGAGCATACACATTCGCCGCAAGCTCGAGGTCTCATGGATTTTATGATCAATGTCGATGCAGAGAAGGATGTTTTTGAGTTATATAAAATGGATGCATTGTTGGAGTTAATGTTTCTTGCTACATCTACTAAGTGGTTTCATTGTGGTGTTGCTACCGAATTAACGCGTTACACCATCGCACTGGCACGTGAACTCTCTCAGGGCATTGGCATAGAGGAAGTTCATTCCGAGTTGAGAGCTATGCGGCCCAAGGCAGTAACAGCTATTTTCACTTCGTTGTATTCGCAGAAAGCCGGACGTTCTCAAGGCTTTAAAGTGATTAACACTGTGCCTTATACACGTTTCACCTACAATGGTGTAACATTCGATAAACGAATAAATCCGATACATAAAACGTCAGAACATGTTGTGTTTCTGTTATAA
- the LOC137236371 gene encoding uncharacterized protein isoform X2 produces MRDNDGRLWGKFYNDELEIRSLTKADLEKALDILDSSFFLHESVCNACEINLPENTQARAELRELCRITAEDGVSLVAKHVKSGEIYIPPKGQESFFIQFRNEHTHSPQARGLMDFMINVDAEKDVFELYKMDALLELMFLATSTKWFHCGVATELTRYTIALARELSQGIGIEEVHSELRAMRPKAVTAIFTSLYSQKAGRSQGFKVINTVPYTRFTYNGVTFDKRINPIHKTSEHVVFLL; encoded by the exons ATGAGAGACAATGATGGACGACTTTGGGGAAAATTTTATAATG ATGAGCTCGAAATTCGCAGTTTGACTAAAGCAGATCTAGAAAAAGCTTTGGAT ATCCTCGACAGCTCATTCTTTTTGCACGAATCCGTTTGTAATGCTTGCGAAATAAATTTACCAGAAAATACACAAGCTCGCGCTGAGCTTCGAGAATTGTGTCGCATAACGGCAGAGGATGGCGTATCTTTGGTTGCCAAACATGTCAAAAGTGGCGAAATA TACATACCGCCCAAAGGCCAAGAATCTTTCTTCATACAATTTCGCAATGAGCATACACATTCGCCGCAAGCTCGAGGTCTCATGGATTTTATGATCAATGTCGATGCAGAGAAGGATGTTTTTGAGTTATATAAAATGGATGCATTGTTGGAGTTAATGTTTCTTGCTACATCTACTAAGTGGTTTCATTGTGGTGTTGCTACCGAATTAACGCGTTACACCATCGCACTGGCACGTGAACTCTCTCAGGGCATTGGCATAGAGGAAGTTCATTCCGAGTTGAGAGCTATGCGGCCCAAGGCAGTAACAGCTATTTTCACTTCGTTGTATTCGCAGAAAGCCGGACGTTCTCAAGGCTTTAAAGTGATTAACACTGTGCCTTATACACGTTTCACCTACAATGGTGTAACATTCGATAAACGAATAAATCCGATACATAAAACGTCAGAACATGTTGTGTTTCTGTTATAA